ATCCGCTAAATTTTCCGAAAACCTGAGCGCCAAGTTTAAAATTCCTGCCCTCGAAGTAAAGGAATCTGTGCGATTGCTTCGCGTCCGGATAACAGTTGTAGCCTCTTTGGATCTAGGCACAAGAGTTTGCCGTGATCCAAAAGATGATCATATTCTTGGCACTGCCATCCAAGGAGATTGTCGGTGTATTATTATCGGTGATAAAGACCTGCTCGCAGTGAAAAAACACAGAAATATTAAAATAATTCTCCCTCGGAATTTTTGGGAGTATGAAAGTCGGGCACTGGGGAAACATGTCAAAAGTTGATTATCATCTAATAGATTACAAGAC
Above is a window of bacterium DNA encoding:
- a CDS encoding putative toxin-antitoxin system toxin component, PIN family, producing the protein MKTLYHEIVASELISAKFSENLSAKFKIPALEVKESVRLLRVRITVVASLDLGTRVCRDPKDDHILGTAIQGDCRCIIIGDKDLLAVKKHRNIKIILPRNFWEYESRALGKHVKS